DNA from Leptospira bandrabouensis:
GATATCGGGTTTTAGTTCTTTCAGATCTTCTAATTGTTCCATTATTTGCAGAGTCAGACGGCTGTTAATCCCTTCATTGATAATTAGCGAATTGTTTAGAGAAGGGTGTTTAGCAATAGAGCCTACATAATCATAACTGACCCTGCCATGAGTGATACTATCTCCCAAAAAGACAATTTTTGGGGTTTTGTTTGAAGATTTAATGATTGTCGCTTTTAGATTGTTTGATGGCACTTTTGTGGCTTGGAAAATGACACAGGACTCAAATATAAAAAAAATAAAGATCCAAAGTTTTGATATGTGTTTCATGTACAATGAACCTACCAAGAATCTAAAAATGAAAAAGCCAAATTTGATATTTTAGATAAAAAAACTTTTGGTTGCAAAGCAATCCCTACTTAGATTTTTCCATTGCACAAATAGAAACTGTTACTTTTAATTCTGCAGTTTATGCAAAAAACTTTCTAACCAAGGCCTAAGATCTTGAAACTTTGGTTTTTCATGTTTAAGTAACAACCGAAAATAAAGTGTTCCATAGAGTATGTCCATACAAACATCAATATCTGAATCAGAGAGAAATCGGATTTGTTTTGTCTCTATGGCATGGTGGAAAAACTGTTTTGCCGCATTTCTTCTAGGTAGTAAATAGTTTTCTAAAATTGAATCTGCTAATTCAACATCCTGTTGCCCGGCTCCAATCAAAGTGGAAATCACTCTTCCAAATTTCCCTGAAAAAACTCCTGAAAGTGCATCCATTTGGTCAAGTATCGCTTTTGCAAAAGGGACTTCTTTTGGAAATTCTAAATAAGGTGAAATCATATGAGTGACCGTACTCATCGCTAAATGGGCTTTACTTGGCCAACGCCTATAGATCGTAGTTTTAGCAACACCCGTTTCCAAAACAATATCATCAATGGAAAAACCGTGATAACCTTTTTTTGCTAACATTTCATAAGTGGTTTTTAGGACCAAAGGTTC
Protein-coding regions in this window:
- a CDS encoding TetR/AcrR family transcriptional regulator encodes the protein MAAKKKITQKTAGRPRSEDLEPLVLKTTYEMLAKKGYHGFSIDDIVLETGVAKTTIYRRWPSKAHLAMSTVTHMISPYLEFPKEVPFAKAILDQMDALSGVFSGKFGRVISTLIGAGQQDVELADSILENYLLPRRNAAKQFFHHAIETKQIRFLSDSDIDVCMDILYGTLYFRLLLKHEKPKFQDLRPWLESFLHKLQN